The Anoplopoma fimbria isolate UVic2021 breed Golden Eagle Sablefish chromosome 20, Afim_UVic_2022, whole genome shotgun sequence genome includes a window with the following:
- the arl4aa gene encoding ADP-ribosylation factor-like 4aa — translation MGNGLSDQPSLLSNVPFFQSFHIAILGLDSAGKTTVLYRLQFNEFVNTVPTRGFNAEKVKVSLGGHRNVTFHFWDVGGQEKLRPLWKSYTRCTDGIIFVVDSVDAERMEEAKTELHKIAKTSENQGVPLLVVANKQDLRNSLGLAEIEKLLALKELGPATPWHLQPTCAIIGEGLREGLDRLHDMILKRRKALRQQRKKR, via the coding sequence ATGGGGAATGGATTGTCTGACCAACCCAGCCTCCTCTCTAACGTCCCGTTCTTCCAGTCGTTTCACATCGCCATCCTCGGCCTGGACTCTGCGGGGAAGACCACCGTCCTGTACAGACTGCAGTTCAACGAGTTCGTGAACACGGTGCCCACCAGAGGTTTCAACGCGGAGAAGGTGAAGGTGTCTCTCGGCGGCCACCGGAATGTGACGTTCCACTTCTGGGACGTAGGCGGCCAGGAGAAGCTCCGCCCCCTGTGGAAGTCGTACACGCGATGCACGGACGGCATCATATTCGTGGTGGACTCCGTGGATGCGGAGCGCATGGAGGAGGCCAAAACGGAGCTCCATAAAATCGCCAAGACCTCTGAAAACCAGGGGGTGCCTCTACTGGTGGTAGCCAACAAACAGGACTTGAGAAACTCTCTGGGACTCGCCGAGATTGAGAAATTGCTGGCGCTGAAAGAACTGGGCCCCGCAACTCCCTGGCACCTGCAGCCGACCTGCGCCATCATAGGCGAGGGCCTCAGGGAGGGCCTGGACCGCCTCCACGACATGATCCTGAAAAGGAGGAAGGCGCTGCGGcaacagaggaaaaagagatAA